Proteins encoded together in one Camelina sativa cultivar DH55 chromosome 9, Cs, whole genome shotgun sequence window:
- the LOC104711522 gene encoding LOB domain-containing protein 38-like: MSCNGCRVLRKGCSENCILRPCIQWIESPEAQGHATVFVAKFFGRAGLMSFISAVPEPQCPALFQSLLYEACGRTVNPVNGAVGLLWTGNWNICQAAVETVLRGGSLKPIPELLNGSGGGFAGFPSPTSDEASEICTEMLNLRKDDSGDRNIYHHCRFSSSRTRSTASPPKRRRLTSEQPSSELDLSLIPTFPIKTAPFKEDTPSMYSEDSVTTVSFRDNSGGDRYVRGGGETAKLLNLFA; this comes from the exons ATGAGTTGCAATGGTTGTCGAGTTCTTCGAAAAGGTTGCAGTGAGAATTGCATCCTCCGTCCATGTATCCAATGGATCGAGTCACCAGAAGCTCAAGGCCACGCTACCGTCTTCGTCGCTAAGTTCTTCGGCCGTGCTGGTCTCATGTCTTTCATCTCCGCCGTACCCGAACCTCAATGCCCTG CTTTGTTCCAGTCTTTGCTGTACGAAGCTTGTGGAAGAACTGTGAATCCGGTGAACGGAGCCGTCGGGTTGTTATGGACGGGGAACTGGAATATCTGTCAAGCGGCGGTTGAGACGGTGCTACGTGGCGGTTCTTTGAAACCCATACCGGAGCTTCTCAACGGCTCCGGCGGCGGATTCGCCGGGTTCCCGTCTCCCACTTCCGACGAAGCTTCGGAGATCTGTACGGAAATGCTGAATCTACGAAAAGACGATTCCGGCGACCGGAATATATACCATCACTGCCGATTCTCGAGCTCTAGAACCAGATCGACTGCTTCTCCGCCGAAACGGAGACGATTAACGTCGGAACAACCTTCGTCGGAGCTCGATCTCTCTCTGATCCCTACTTTTCCGATTAAAACGGCGCCGTTCAAAGAGGATACGCCGTCGATGTACTCAGAGGATTCCGTTACGACGGTTTCGTTCCGAGACAACAGCGGAGGTGATCGGTACGTACGCGGCGGAGGAGAAACGGCGAAGTTGCTCAACCTTTTCGCttga